Proteins encoded in a region of the Helicobacter colisuis genome:
- a CDS encoding thiamine-phosphate kinase, which produces MRDREKVFIEELTQSKTSFGIGDDGVVLGDFVVANDAFFEGIHFKREWGSLDRIFKKAFLVNLSDIYAMNAIPKFALLTLCIPKDFKEARELARIFSAIAQGFGVKIVGGDTIVGEKLHFSFTILGEKGKKTLFRKPIQKGDFLAYLSPRSPLNLSNKQAFGKNLKHLKNALRFDQILKNSRFDFPILYPKMILAFNEIAKAGMDISDGIFAELARLAKLNSIDFKFFQPKGEWFYSPEEYQMLYALGAKKLKKAQNLARKFRHNLIVFARAKRGKYKKIKKNWHS; this is translated from the coding sequence ATGAGAGATAGAGAAAAGGTTTTTATTGAGGAATTAACGCAAAGCAAAACAAGTTTTGGCATAGGTGATGATGGGGTTGTGCTTGGTGATTTTGTTGTAGCAAATGATGCTTTTTTTGAAGGGATTCATTTTAAGCGAGAGTGGGGGAGCTTAGATAGGATTTTCAAAAAGGCTTTTTTAGTTAATCTCTCGGATATTTATGCGATGAATGCGATTCCAAAGTTTGCTTTATTAACACTTTGTATTCCAAAGGATTTTAAAGAGGCAAGGGAGTTAGCAAGAATTTTTAGCGCTATAGCGCAAGGTTTTGGTGTTAAAATCGTGGGTGGTGATACTATTGTAGGGGAAAAGCTACATTTTTCTTTTACGATTCTTGGAGAAAAAGGTAAAAAAACACTTTTTAGAAAACCAATTCAAAAGGGTGATTTTTTAGCTTATCTTAGTCCAAGAAGTCCATTAAATTTGTCTAACAAACAAGCTTTTGGCAAGAATCTTAAGCATCTTAAAAATGCTTTACGCTTTGATCAGATTCTTAAAAATTCTCGTTTTGATTTTCCTATTTTATATCCCAAAATGATTTTAGCTTTTAATGAGATTGCTAAAGCGGGAATGGATATTTCTGATGGAATCTTTGCAGAATTAGCTAGACTTGCAAAGCTTAATAGTATAGATTTTAAATTTTTTCAACCCAAAGGAGAGTGGTTTTATTCTCCAGAGGAATATCAAATGCTTTATGCCCTAGGTGCTAAAAAGCTAAAAAAAGCGCAAAATTTAGCAAGGAAATTCCGTCATAATTTGATTGTTTTTGCTAGAGCTAAGAGGGGAAAATATAAAAAAATAAAGAAAAATTGGCATTCATAA
- a CDS encoding Mrp/NBP35 family ATP-binding protein, with product MNQEQLVSLLKEIIYPNFEKDIVTFGFVKEMLIHENAVSLRVEIPSASPEVAETLRTQITQKLNAQGINKINLDIKQPKPQAQNQKPQGTKNLAPQIKNFVMVSSGKGGVGKSTTSVNLAIALAQQGKKVALLDADIYGPNIPRMLGLQNDKPEVDQKLKKLIPLQAYGIEMISMGVLYDEGQSLIWRGPMIIRAIEQMLSDVLWDNLDVMVIDMPPGTGDAQLTLAQSVPVTAGVAVSTPQKVALDDGARALDMFAKLKIPVAGIIENMSGFICPDCGQEYDIFGKGTTEEVAKAYGTKTLAQIPIEPSVREAGDNGKPIVYFHPDSKSAKEYLKAAKELWDFMEEVNTKKLADNSAIQPVDTGKSACSS from the coding sequence ATGAATCAAGAACAACTAGTTAGCTTATTAAAAGAAATTATTTACCCTAATTTCGAAAAAGACATTGTAACCTTTGGGTTTGTAAAAGAAATGTTAATTCACGAAAATGCGGTTTCACTTCGCGTTGAAATCCCATCAGCTTCCCCCGAAGTAGCCGAAACGCTTCGCACACAAATCACACAAAAACTCAATGCTCAAGGTATTAATAAAATCAACCTTGACATTAAACAGCCCAAACCGCAAGCCCAAAATCAAAAACCGCAAGGCACAAAAAATCTCGCTCCACAAATTAAAAACTTTGTAATGGTAAGCAGTGGTAAAGGTGGGGTTGGAAAATCCACTACAAGCGTTAATCTTGCAATTGCTCTAGCTCAACAGGGCAAAAAGGTAGCCTTACTTGATGCTGATATTTATGGTCCAAATATACCGCGTATGCTAGGTTTGCAAAATGACAAACCAGAAGTGGATCAAAAACTCAAAAAACTCATTCCACTACAGGCTTATGGAATCGAGATGATTTCAATGGGAGTGCTTTATGATGAAGGACAAAGTCTTATTTGGCGTGGTCCAATGATTATTCGCGCCATTGAGCAAATGCTTAGCGATGTTTTATGGGACAATTTAGATGTAATGGTTATTGATATGCCACCAGGAACGGGAGATGCACAACTAACTTTAGCTCAAAGTGTCCCTGTTACAGCTGGAGTTGCTGTCTCTACTCCACAAAAAGTAGCATTAGATGATGGTGCAAGAGCCTTAGATATGTTTGCAAAACTCAAAATTCCTGTTGCTGGGATTATTGAAAATATGAGTGGCTTTATTTGTCCTGATTGTGGTCAAGAATATGACATTTTTGGCAAAGGCACCACCGAAGAAGTCGCTAAAGCTTATGGAACAAAAACTCTAGCACAAATCCCAATTGAACCAAGCGTAAGAGAAGCAGGAGATAATGGAAAACCAATTGTCTATTTCCATCCTGATTCAAAATCTGCTAAAGAATATTTAAAAGCCGCTAAAGAATTATGGGATTTTATGGAAGAAGTGAATACCAAGAAACTTGCTGATAATAGTGCAATCCAACCCGTAGATACTGGCAAATCTGCTTGTTCTTCTTAA